The following proteins come from a genomic window of Emys orbicularis isolate rEmyOrb1 chromosome 9, rEmyOrb1.hap1, whole genome shotgun sequence:
- the NEU2 gene encoding LOW QUALITY PROTEIN: sialidase-2 (The sequence of the model RefSeq protein was modified relative to this genomic sequence to represent the inferred CDS: inserted 1 base in 1 codon): MASLPVLQEETLFRKGFWSYRIPALLYVPQSCTILAFTEEREDEVDEHAKLIAMRRGTYDGTTHHVQWNKMETIVNAQLEGHRSMNPCPVYDEVTGNLILFFIAVPGKVSENHQIKTKTNLVHLCQVTSTDNGCSWSPVKDFTETVIGTAHKDWATFAVGPGHGLQLLNEARSLMIPACAYRILDPRKKPSPHAFCFVSSDHGKTWAMGNFVAKEHAVECQVAEVYSRGERVLYCNARSSQGARVQAVSYNHGMEFDGGQRIEKLVEPPHGCHGSVTGFPSPANMKSGCQDTWVLYSHPTDPAGRRNLGXLNKYPLDPACWIGPTLIFKGLCAYLDLQHVGRGPDGSPLFCCLFEFGTSSQYKEIIFLMFTLKQAFPSEC; the protein is encoded by the exons ATGGCTTCGCTTCCTGTCCTACAAGAAGAGACATTGTTCCGAAAGGGATTCTGGAGTTATCgaatcccagccctgctctacgtGCCGCAGTCCTGCACCATCCTGGCATTCACCGAGGAGCGGGAGGATGAGGTGGATGAACATGCCAAGCTGATAGCAATGCGCAGAGGCACATATGATGGGACTACCCACCATGTTCAG TGGAACAAAATGGAGACCATTGTCAATGCTCAGCTGGAGGGCCACCGCTCCATGAACCCATGTCCTGTGTACGATGAAGTCACTGGGAacctcattctgttctttatagCTGTCCCGGGAAAGGTCTCTGAAAACCACCAGATCAAGACAAAGACCAACTTGGTCCATCTGTGCCAGGTCACCAGCACTGATAATGGTTGCTCCTGGAGCCCTGTGAAGGATTTCACTGAGACTGTCATTGGCACAGCACACAAGGACTGGGCCACCTTTGCGGTGGGACCAGGCCATGGTTTACAGTTGCTCAATGAGGCTCGGAGTCTCATGATTCCTGCCTGTGCCTATCGGATACTTGACCCTAGGAAAAAACCCTCCCCACACGCCTTTTGCTTTGTTAGTTCTGACCACGGGAAGACCTGGGCAATGGGGAACTTTGTGGCAAAGGAGCATGCTGTGGAGTGCCAGGTAGCTGAAGTGTACAGCCGAGGAGAGAGGGTGCTGTACTGCAATGCTAGAagcagccagggagccagagtcCAGGCTGTGAGCTACAACCATGGGATGGAGTTTGACGGTGGTCAGCGGATTGAGAAGCTGGTAGAACCTCCCCATGGCTGCCACGGGAGTGTTACTGGCTTCCCAAGTCCTGCTAACATGAAGTCAGggtgtcaggacacctgggtgcTCTACTCTCACCCCACAGACCCAGCTGGGCGGAGAAATTTAG TACTCAACAAGTATCCCTTAGATCCAGCATGCTGGATAGGACCCACTCTCATCTTCAAGGGCTTGTGTGCTTATTTGGATCTGCAGCACGTGGGGCGAGGCCCTGATGGCTCCCCGCTGTTCTGCTGCCTGTTTGAGTTTGGCACCAGCTCGCAATACAAAGAGATCATCTTCCTTATGTTCACTTTGAAACAAGCCTTTCCATCCGAGTGCTAA